Genomic segment of Ewingella sp. CoE-038-23:
CCATGCGTGGTTTTACCCTCTGCGGACAACGCTTTGTATTCGACGTTGCAAGGCAGGCCAATCAGCTTCTTGCCGCTTGGCGTGATATGCACAAGGTCCTGCAAAGCAGTGTTGAGATTAACCATCTTCACCGCGAGGTTAAAAACGATGGACGCCTGCTCACGACTTAGAGCACCGCTGACGATCTGCGAGTTTTGCACAGCCTCCGGCCCAACCAGATGTGCAAGAAGAATCCCTGCGATGAGGCCTGTTTTGCCGTTCTTACGGGCAATGCTAAGGATCGCCATGTCGGTGCCGACAGGATTGTCATAAATAGCCAGAATGAATCGTTTTTGAAACGGGTCCAATCTCATTGGCTGACCAATAAGTTTGCCCTCTGGTACCAGACAAAAGCGCTCAATGAACGCTATAACACGCTCACCTCGCGTCATAATTTGTTATCCGTGTTTAGGGAAAGCGATCAGGTTGTCTTCTTCTTCAGCGTGGTGCGATTTAGTGTTTCGTGCCGCGCGGTCGTTCTGATTTCGATTCTTCTGGTCTCGGCTCTCGCCATTAGTGGCGTGAGAGTGAATTTGTAAATCACGGCGCTGGGCCAGAATGGTTCGCTGCAATTCGACTATCTGCTTGCGGTAGTCTTTGATAAGTCCTTCGTCACGGTCTTCGCCGCGCACCCGCTCTTCTTTGCGTAAATCTTTGCGCAAAACGGTAATATAGAGCTGATTATTGGCGAGTTCGGCGGCAGCCAGCAGGTCAGCCGGTGTCCAACTGTCCAGCGCTTTTGATCTGATATTGTCATGCCAAAATGGTTCGGCTTTTTTCTCCAAACCCGCATGCGCTGGCGGTTGGATGGTGTCCACTGTTGCATTTTGCATGGCTTGAATTGCCGCCGACGAACTGTCGGAACGGGTTCTTTTTTCTGCCATATGTCAACACCTTTAAAACTGAAAAAATCGGGTTAGCGTTAAAATAGAACTTTGGCAGCGGTCTTTAGGGGCAAAGCCTTTGAAGATTTACCCCTCCCCCCGCCCTAGATGCGAATCGATATCATTGCAAATGAAACCATTTCACTTGGTAATCATTTCCATTCCATCGGTTTGAAACTCGGCACCAATCAGTCCGAAGGCCACGGTGGCCTCTCCCTCTGGATAGTCGCGCAGTATCTCGCGGATCTTCTTCTCGGCTTCTTTCACCTTCACCTGCTGTTGCTCCGGCAGTGATGCGATGAGTCCTTTAAACATCAGTATGGTTTGTTGGTCTTGCGTCATTACTTACTCCAGTGCGAGTTTGGGTCGAGAGGATAGCCATTAGCATCACAGCCGATGACAACACCGCCTTTTTCCATTCGCTGCTTGGTTGAGTCGTGGTGAGGCTTACACAGTGGTTGCCAGTTCTTCTTATCCCAGAACAGCTTCTGTGCCTTCGTGATTTCCTGCTGATTGCCTGACTTAATGGCGTCAGTGAGCTTGTGGGGTTCGATGTGGTCAACGACTGACGCGGCCACTATGCGATGCTGCTCTTGGCACATAATGCATAGCGGGTTATCTCTGAGGAATGACAGGCGCGCCTTGTTCCATCGGCTGCCATAAACTCGTGGCTCTTTCATTTAGTCTCACGCTAATCCAGATTGATGGTGACTGGGTTTTCAGCCTGCTGCTCTTTGATGTAAAAGCTGGCGGTGATGATTGGCAACTTATTAGGCTCGGTGATGATGTTCGATTCTACTTGCTGGCCAACCAGCTCACCCTCTACCGCAATCCCATAACCCCAGAACATGCCGCGCTTATATAACTTTGCTAACTGAATCTGTTTCATGCTGCCTCACTCATTTAAAGTTGATTGCCAGACGCCATGCGCGGCGGCGTTCTTTGCGTGGTTGATTGTCATGGTGCCGCTCGACTGTCTCACCGTCGGCATGATCCACGAGTGAGTAACATGGATAGATTACCCGGCGGCCCAGCGCATCACCGACTGCATAGTCTGCGGCCTTGGTTCGGTTCCACTCCTTGAGTATCTTCGTAATGCCGCACTGCGGCGGGCTGTAGCACACGCCGTGGATCAGCCGGTTCATTGTGATGAAGTCTGTCCTCAGCTTATCCGCCTGAATCAACTCAGCGGCGATATGCTGCTGATACTGCGGCGGGCGGCCGGTACCAAGATAGAAACTGATTAAGTCGTTAGGGAAGCGGCTTAGCCATTGGCGCACTGAATCATTGAAGCCGGGCATTAGCACCGCGTCATCTTCGAGTATCACCACGCGGCAGTCCTGTTGGCTGGCCCATTCGATAGCGCGCCTGTGGTTCCAGTTAGCGCCATTACCCTCTTCATCCATCAGCACGTGAGCACCGATTAAACTGGCAAGATGCTCTGCTTGCGAGCGGCGGGCATGATGGCCAACCACAACGAATTTTATTTGTGCTTCCACCACGCGCACCCCTTACCGATGCCATCAGATTTAAAGATGGTGTTGACCCTTGGCCCCGTCACAATGCGGTCACCAAACGATTTAGCGGCTATACCGAAAGCGCCCATGTCCACCAGCGTTTCAGGTGCGGTTTCCTGCTTCCAAAAGCGCTGGCTCTCAATGCGGTAATGCAGGCGGATGATGCGGTGCGCAAACTCCATCACGTCAGCGCGCATGCCGCCGACCAGCCCAGCGTTAAGCATTGGCTCATTCAGGTGCTGCTGTATGAAGTCTGTGTAGGCTTTGCCGTGATGCTTGGCATGCATCCACTCGTCGTCATAGGTCTTGTGCTCTGAACCCACGTAGATTTTGCCTGGCACCATTTCAGCCCATGGTTCGTGCAGCATCTCAACGTCAGTGCCATCTGTGCACCAGACGAAACGTAATTCAGGGTGATCTCGAAGGAACTGGTAGATGTGCTGCCAGCGCGCTAAGTAAGGGCTCATCGCCGTTACCGCCACTTGGTGCAACTCTGCACCGGTGGGCGCCTCTTTCAATTCGTCAGCCAGCACTATCGCGCGTCCACCAGCTATTGAGCTGGCCCACGCCTGAATAGTCTCCGGGGAGCAGTGCATTTTCGTATTGCGCTGCGGGTCAGATTGGCTGGTTAGCAGGGAGGTGATCACTGCGTTCTGCTCCCGGCGATAAGGCGCATAACCTGTATAGCCAGACTCCCGGCGGCTGTTGAAGATGCCAACATTGTTCTTTACCAGTGCCTCGCGGTCTGGCCGTGGCAATGAGCGTGTTACCTGTTCGTGCTCATCAAGCGAGTGAATAAGCAGCTCTGAGCCAACCACGTCAGCGAAAGCCCAAGTAGACAGCCCGGCGTTATGAATACGCAAAGCAAGATCCGGATGTTCGTACATTCCGCGCCCATAGACCTGGTCGAAGCCTCCAACCTTTTCGATAGCGCTGCGGTGGTAATAGAGCATCACGCCGCGCTGGCCGGTGTAGGCGATATTCCTGCCGTCTCGGAACAGCACGCCCAAATCCCTCAGTTTGTTCGGGCCAGCAAGATCAAGGAATTGGTAAGCCAAGTGAGGCTCTGGTGATTCAACGTATGGGATGTGCCAGTTATCACTGATCGGATAAGCGTCGTCGTCCCATAGGAAAAGGTGCTCACAACCTGCGTCAATCAGCGCCTCAAGGCTACGGTTCTTCGAAGCCACAATACCGAGTGATTTCTCGTGCCTGATTACCTCGAAGCTCTCCGGCGCAACTGCTGGTGGATTTGATCCGTCATCGATGATGATTAGCTTCGAACCAAGTGGAAGGTGCTTTAAGTGTTGCTCGATCGTCTTAAGCAACACAGCGGGCCGGTTGTGCGTCGTTATGGCAATGCCAATACGGGAATCCGAATTGCACGCAGGCGCATACTGGACACCGTCAATAGTGACCTGCATATTTGCTCCCATAAAAAAACCGCCCGAATGCGGTCGATTATTTGATGTGGTAATCAGGAATGCATTCAATTTTTGATTGCTGCTGGCCGGCATCTGATTTCGTAAAAATATTGGCTTACTAATAACCATACATAAGGTACGCTTGCTATACGCCGTGGTGGTGCACGGCCTGACATATATAAGTTTTGGAAGCCAATAAGGACGTGTGATGAGTCTTGAAAAAATGCTTATTAAAGGAAGAAAGTGTGGTTCATGTTCCGCATGTTGTGTTTCACTCAGAATAAATGAGCCAACTTTAAAGAAACAAGCTGACGTTCCGTGTAGTAACTTGAGACCCCAAGGTGGCTGCGCCATCTATGATGATAGGCCTTCCGTTTGTAAGACATGGTATTGCGGATGGCGAATACTGCCGATGATGGGGCCAGCACTAAGGCCTGATCGTTCTAATTTACTGGTGCGTTTCAATGGGAGTGACTGGACTTTTCAGCCCGTATCAAGTGACCACACATCAGTCTTAATGAGTGAGGAAGTGCTCTCCGTTATTGGCGGTTTAGTTTCTAACGGGCAAAAAACCTTCATATCCATTCCGACAAAAGAAGGATACTGTCACTCCATCACCTTAATAAACGATGTGCTTGGTGATGCCATTAGAGGCCAATCATTTTCCGAAGTAAGAGGAATAATGATGTCGTTAATTATAGGAAACTCTCAAGCGAAGACTGACCCAATCAGCCCTCTGGATTGATTATTCCCGAGCACCTTATATTAAGATGCTCGGTGTTATTTCCACCTGAAATTTTTCATCCTTCTAATTTGTTCATTCAATTTAATAGTCATAATGCCGGACATCGCCCGTTCATCGCTACCACACGTAATTTGTCGCATATGAATGTAACGGAACGCATCTTCTTTCGGACTTTTTATGAGATGGCAGTAGGATTTTTCTTTTACAGTCATGCCTGTCTCCATTTAGTTAATCTTGCACCGCTTCACCACCTTGGTGATGTAGCCTTGAAGATACTGAATCACTTGGCCGTCTTTGATGGCGCTGGCTCGGAGATCGAGAACAGCCCGTCCACCAGCTGCGTTGAGTTCGACTTGTACTGCATTGCCCACGCTGCTGCCTCCGGTATTGTTGCCCCGGGTGAGCTGACAGGTTGCAAGGTTGGCTGATGCGATCCGCACGCGGCGAGTGCCAGCGGCAACATCAGCGCGTAGGGCTTCATTTTTTGCCAGTTCATTGGCTAATTCCTCGGTATGCTTCTTATCTAACTCTGCGGCGGCGGCCTGCGCTTCAGCAGTGCGCCGGTTGGCGGCGGCCAAATCAATAACCGCTTTATCGCTAACAGCCTTCAGTGCAAGGGCGTGGGACTCTTTAAGGCTGGATACGTCTTTATCCCAGCGCATGCCCTCAATCCACCACGTCAGCGCTATGCCTGCGGCGAAGGCCACAACAATCGAAACATTGCTATTCATCAAGCCCCCAGCAAGCCAATTCACTTTCCTGATCGCGGCGTTCTACCTGTCCAAAGCAATTATTCGAACGAATTCGGCAATCTTTGCCGCCGTCGAAAATCCAGCGTTTGATCTCAGCGCATGCACCGCGCCGGTCACCGGCATTG
This window contains:
- a CDS encoding terminase; amino-acid sequence: MAEKRTRSDSSSAAIQAMQNATVDTIQPPAHAGLEKKAEPFWHDNIRSKALDSWTPADLLAAAELANNQLYITVLRKDLRKEERVRGEDRDEGLIKDYRKQIVELQRTILAQRRDLQIHSHATNGESRDQKNRNQNDRAARNTKSHHAEEEDNLIAFPKHG
- a CDS encoding HNH endonuclease signature motif containing protein — its product is MKEPRVYGSRWNKARLSFLRDNPLCIMCQEQHRIVAASVVDHIEPHKLTDAIKSGNQQEITKAQKLFWDKKNWQPLCKPHHDSTKQRMEKGGVVIGCDANGYPLDPNSHWSK
- a CDS encoding glycosyltransferase — translated: MQVTIDGVQYAPACNSDSRIGIAITTHNRPAVLLKTIEQHLKHLPLGSKLIIIDDGSNPPAVAPESFEVIRHEKSLGIVASKNRSLEALIDAGCEHLFLWDDDAYPISDNWHIPYVESPEPHLAYQFLDLAGPNKLRDLGVLFRDGRNIAYTGQRGVMLYYHRSAIEKVGGFDQVYGRGMYEHPDLALRIHNAGLSTWAFADVVGSELLIHSLDEHEQVTRSLPRPDREALVKNNVGIFNSRRESGYTGYAPYRREQNAVITSLLTSQSDPQRNTKMHCSPETIQAWASSIAGGRAIVLADELKEAPTGAELHQVAVTAMSPYLARWQHIYQFLRDHPELRFVWCTDGTDVEMLHEPWAEMVPGKIYVGSEHKTYDDEWMHAKHHGKAYTDFIQQHLNEPMLNAGLVGGMRADVMEFAHRIIRLHYRIESQRFWKQETAPETLVDMGAFGIAAKSFGDRIVTGPRVNTIFKSDGIGKGCAWWKHK
- a CDS encoding YkgJ family cysteine cluster protein is translated as MSLEKMLIKGRKCGSCSACCVSLRINEPTLKKQADVPCSNLRPQGGCAIYDDRPSVCKTWYCGWRILPMMGPALRPDRSNLLVRFNGSDWTFQPVSSDHTSVLMSEEVLSVIGGLVSNGQKTFISIPTKEGYCHSITLINDVLGDAIRGQSFSEVRGIMMSLIIGNSQAKTDPISPLD
- a CDS encoding lysis system i-spanin subunit Rz; this encodes MNSNVSIVVAFAAGIALTWWIEGMRWDKDVSSLKESHALALKAVSDKAVIDLAAANRRTAEAQAAAAELDKKHTEELANELAKNEALRADVAAGTRRVRIASANLATCQLTRGNNTGGSSVGNAVQVELNAAGGRAVLDLRASAIKDGQVIQYLQGYITKVVKRCKIN